One stretch of Methylopila sp. 73B DNA includes these proteins:
- a CDS encoding response regulator, whose protein sequence is MNANSKILLAEDDDDMRRFLVKALENAGHSVVSFDNGLSAYHRLREEPFELLLTDIVMPEMDGIELARRATQLDPDIKVMFITGFAAVALNPDSQTPKDAKILSKPFHLRELVTEVDKLLAA, encoded by the coding sequence GTGAACGCGAATTCCAAGATCCTGCTCGCCGAAGACGACGACGACATGCGCCGCTTCCTCGTCAAGGCGTTGGAGAACGCCGGCCATTCGGTCGTCTCCTTCGACAACGGGCTGTCGGCCTATCACCGCCTGCGCGAGGAGCCGTTCGAGCTTCTGCTGACCGACATCGTGATGCCGGAGATGGACGGCATCGAGCTCGCCCGGCGCGCCACCCAGCTCGACCCCGACATCAAGGTGATGTTCATCACCGGCTTCGCGGCCGTGGCGCTCAACCCCGACAGCCAGACCCCGAAGGACGCGAAGATCCTGTCGAAGCCGTTCCACCTGCGCGAGCTGGTGACGGAAGTCGATAAGCTGCTCGCCGCCTGA
- a CDS encoding ABC transporter ATP-binding protein, translating to MSLAEPPLLALDGVDKTYEGGTKPALDRVSFQVAKGEFFSILGPSGSGKTTLLRMIAGFETPDRGRVVMNGEPITHVPPFKRDVRTVFQSYALFPHLTVRGNVEYPLRMARAGRPERAAKALEALALVDMADYADRLPHQLSGGQRQRVALARAIVCRPRILLLDEPLGALDLRLRQQMQHTLVSLQKELGIAFVYVTHDQGEALSMSNRVAVMREGRIAQLGTPEELYFEPASEFVAQFVGRSNLIPLTFQSGDDGPVAVIGGSRFPRLRSPKSGAARLALRFEAIRVAPVGEGGGDLAGIVEDVLFLGTNLEVNVRCEGLNLIASVPAARTNGLSRGQAVNVTMDLSNARVFHG from the coding sequence ATGAGCCTGGCGGAACCGCCGTTGCTGGCGCTCGATGGGGTCGACAAGACCTACGAGGGCGGGACGAAGCCCGCCCTCGACCGCGTCTCGTTTCAGGTCGCGAAGGGTGAGTTCTTCTCGATTCTCGGCCCGAGCGGCTCCGGCAAGACGACGCTGCTGCGGATGATCGCGGGCTTCGAGACGCCCGACCGCGGCCGGGTGGTGATGAACGGCGAGCCCATCACCCACGTGCCGCCGTTCAAGCGCGACGTGCGCACGGTCTTTCAGAGCTACGCGCTGTTCCCGCACCTAACCGTCCGGGGCAACGTCGAATATCCGCTGCGCATGGCGCGCGCGGGCCGTCCGGAGCGCGCCGCCAAGGCGCTGGAGGCTCTCGCTCTGGTCGACATGGCGGATTACGCCGACCGGCTGCCGCATCAACTGTCCGGCGGCCAGCGACAGCGCGTGGCGCTTGCGCGCGCGATCGTCTGCCGGCCACGGATCCTGCTGCTCGACGAACCGCTTGGCGCCCTCGACCTGCGGCTCCGCCAGCAGATGCAGCACACGCTGGTGTCATTGCAGAAGGAGCTTGGCATCGCCTTCGTCTACGTCACGCACGACCAGGGCGAGGCGCTGTCGATGTCCAACCGGGTCGCCGTGATGCGGGAGGGCAGGATCGCCCAGCTTGGCACGCCGGAAGAGCTCTACTTCGAGCCCGCGTCGGAGTTCGTCGCCCAGTTCGTCGGTCGCTCCAATCTCATTCCCTTGACCTTCCAGTCGGGCGACGACGGTCCGGTCGCGGTGATCGGCGGCTCGCGGTTCCCGCGGTTGAGGTCCCCCAAGTCTGGGGCCGCCCGTCTCGCCTTACGGTTCGAGGCCATTCGCGTCGCGCCGGTCGGCGAAGGCGGGGGCGACCTCGCGGGGATCGTGGAGGACGTCCTGTTTCTGGGGACCAACCTCGAGGTCAATGTGCGCTGCGAAGGGCTCAACCTCATTGCGAGCGTGCCCGCTGCGCGCACGAACGGGCTGTCACGCGGCCAGGCGGTCAACGTGACGATGGACCTCAGCAACGCGCGGGTCTTCCATGGTTGA
- a CDS encoding D-arabinono-1,4-lactone oxidase, which produces MLSTDTGLLQPGKLWVNWFGEQYFVPAYTARPRSEEDVRAIVLAARKLGLPIRASGAGHSNPAVVPTPGVHVDFDAFNEVVAVDRDKRQVTVQPGIRVGDLSRYLRTVGMSLNNQGDIDTQSVTGAIMTATHGAGITLPCMSMQMIAARIVTADGDFLDLSQEKDGELFKAFRASIGMFGLIVSLTIQAVPSYNIHKRSWNTDVEDCIEGLHQRLADNRTFWFFWLPRKESAELYVLPGGVVPSHATRDHDICHMRTYNAVPVDEPAPELQPGEQFGYSSMIFPNPYIPNFREIEYAVPFERFEEAFAEVRERFIAKYPQAIYPVECRPVKADDSYLSAYADRAGYALSISGPLEHWSWGMLQEMDEILDRFEARPHWGKHHFMSPQRLERLYPRYDAFKKIRREIDPDGVFLNDHLRALFA; this is translated from the coding sequence ATGCTGAGCACGGATACAGGTCTGCTCCAGCCGGGCAAGCTCTGGGTCAACTGGTTCGGTGAACAGTACTTCGTGCCGGCCTACACGGCGCGGCCGCGGTCGGAGGAGGACGTGCGCGCGATCGTGCTCGCCGCGCGGAAGCTCGGCCTGCCTATCCGCGCGAGCGGCGCCGGGCACTCCAATCCCGCCGTCGTGCCGACGCCGGGCGTCCATGTCGACTTCGACGCCTTCAACGAGGTCGTCGCCGTCGACCGTGACAAGCGTCAAGTCACGGTCCAGCCCGGCATCCGCGTCGGCGACCTGAGCCGTTATCTCCGGACGGTCGGCATGTCGCTCAACAATCAGGGCGACATCGACACGCAGAGCGTGACCGGCGCGATCATGACCGCGACGCACGGGGCGGGGATCACCTTGCCGTGCATGTCCATGCAGATGATCGCCGCGCGGATCGTCACCGCGGACGGCGATTTCCTCGATCTGTCCCAGGAAAAGGACGGGGAGCTGTTCAAGGCGTTCCGCGCCTCGATCGGCATGTTCGGGCTGATCGTGTCGCTCACCATCCAGGCCGTCCCGTCCTACAACATCCACAAGCGCTCCTGGAACACGGACGTCGAGGACTGCATCGAGGGTCTGCACCAAAGGCTCGCGGACAACCGGACGTTCTGGTTCTTCTGGCTCCCCCGCAAAGAGTCCGCGGAACTCTACGTGCTGCCGGGCGGCGTCGTGCCGTCGCACGCGACGCGCGACCACGACATCTGCCACATGCGCACCTACAACGCCGTGCCCGTGGACGAGCCCGCGCCCGAGCTGCAGCCGGGCGAACAGTTCGGGTACAGCTCGATGATCTTCCCGAACCCCTACATCCCGAACTTCCGGGAAATCGAATACGCCGTGCCGTTCGAACGCTTCGAGGAGGCCTTCGCGGAGGTGCGCGAGCGCTTCATCGCGAAATATCCGCAGGCGATCTACCCCGTCGAGTGCCGCCCGGTGAAGGCCGACGACAGCTATCTCAGCGCCTACGCCGACCGCGCCGGCTACGCGCTCTCGATCTCCGGGCCGCTGGAGCACTGGAGCTGGGGCATGCTTCAGGAGATGGACGAGATCCTCGATCGCTTCGAGGCCCGTCCGCACTGGGGCAAGCATCACTTCATGTCCCCGCAGCGGCTGGAGCGGCTCTACCCGCGCTACGACGCCTTCAAGAAAATCCGTCGCGAGATCGATCCCGACGGCGTGTTCCTGAACGACCATCTCCGGGCGCTCTTCGCCTGA
- a CDS encoding sigma-54-dependent Fis family transcriptional regulator, translating into MADTLGYAASRAFRSAASSPVALPADGYDVAASWRRCVDRYRLDPISGQQVMTLTGPELNRHREPFEEVLSFVEEEIYQVAEPLSAASFSVSFSDMVGLILYYRSDRSLGNYHEVERAGTLWAEGVAGTNGVGTCVVERRPVQVFKDQHFFRHFAHLSCCAAPVMAPNGEMIGVLNFTTGNPDVSEGAFRLACGLVSKVAERLSNQLFRRQFRSNALLASFGTSGSLLLAVDDEHNLVGANASARRWLQLSEGAFRPRKLWDLFDGDGATALAGEAGRIRLRRNDEETEFSFQGRPGASVARAATPKPAKPLKRADPFDAAAGPTVEACLGADPRMVGQLRLLRRVVGSGLPILVLGETGVGKDTLARALHRESDRRDKPFVAFNCAAVPESLIDSELFGYGSGAFTGARREGNPGRLVDADGGTLFLDEIGDMPLALQTRLLRVLETGEVTPLGSGKPRQIDLQVIAATNHDVKTRIAEGAFRADLYHRLAAVVVTLPPLRERADAAALIRRLFVQARADRPLDLSSEALAALLAHPWPGNVRELRYVLQRAALVADGPEVTVEDLMLDDARGCVQPAAPQSETADTARGAVALAERRVIEEALVANEGDVTRSARALKISRATLYRKLRQHELEAPGRRR; encoded by the coding sequence ATGGCTGACACGCTTGGCTATGCCGCGTCGCGCGCGTTCCGGAGCGCCGCTTCGTCCCCCGTCGCCCTGCCTGCGGACGGTTACGATGTCGCCGCCTCATGGCGGCGTTGCGTCGACCGGTACCGGCTCGATCCGATCTCGGGCCAGCAGGTGATGACGCTGACCGGGCCCGAGTTGAACCGGCATCGCGAACCTTTTGAGGAAGTGCTCTCGTTCGTCGAGGAGGAGATTTACCAGGTCGCCGAGCCGCTTTCGGCTGCGAGCTTCAGCGTCAGCTTCTCCGACATGGTGGGGCTCATCCTCTACTATCGGTCCGACCGCTCGCTCGGGAACTACCATGAGGTCGAGCGCGCCGGGACGCTGTGGGCCGAGGGCGTCGCGGGGACCAACGGGGTCGGCACCTGCGTCGTCGAACGTCGCCCGGTTCAGGTCTTCAAGGACCAGCACTTCTTCCGCCACTTCGCGCATCTCTCCTGCTGCGCCGCTCCGGTGATGGCGCCCAACGGCGAGATGATCGGCGTGCTGAACTTCACCACGGGCAACCCGGATGTCTCGGAAGGCGCGTTCCGCCTCGCCTGCGGGTTGGTGTCGAAGGTGGCCGAGCGCCTGAGCAATCAGCTCTTCCGCAGGCAGTTCCGCAGCAACGCCTTGCTGGCGTCCTTCGGGACGTCGGGCTCCCTGCTGCTGGCCGTCGACGACGAGCACAACCTCGTCGGCGCGAACGCTTCGGCGCGTCGCTGGCTTCAGCTCTCCGAAGGCGCGTTCCGGCCGCGCAAGCTTTGGGACCTCTTCGACGGCGATGGGGCGACGGCCTTGGCGGGCGAGGCCGGACGCATCCGTCTCCGGCGCAACGACGAGGAGACCGAGTTCAGCTTCCAGGGGCGGCCCGGCGCGAGCGTCGCGCGGGCGGCGACGCCGAAACCTGCGAAGCCTCTCAAGCGGGCCGATCCGTTCGATGCCGCCGCGGGACCGACCGTCGAGGCGTGCCTCGGCGCGGACCCGCGCATGGTCGGCCAACTCCGCCTCCTGCGGCGGGTCGTCGGCAGCGGGCTGCCGATCCTCGTTCTGGGCGAAACGGGCGTCGGCAAGGACACGCTCGCCCGCGCCCTTCATCGCGAGAGCGACCGGCGGGACAAGCCCTTCGTCGCCTTCAACTGCGCAGCAGTTCCGGAAAGCCTGATCGACAGCGAGCTGTTCGGCTACGGCTCCGGCGCCTTCACGGGCGCGCGGCGCGAGGGCAATCCTGGCCGCCTCGTGGACGCCGACGGCGGCACCCTGTTTCTGGACGAGATCGGAGACATGCCGCTCGCGCTCCAGACACGGCTTCTCCGGGTTCTGGAGACGGGCGAGGTCACGCCGCTCGGCTCCGGCAAGCCGAGACAGATCGACTTGCAGGTGATCGCCGCGACCAACCACGACGTGAAGACCCGGATCGCCGAAGGCGCGTTCCGGGCCGATCTCTATCACCGCCTTGCGGCGGTCGTGGTGACGCTCCCGCCGCTGCGCGAGCGCGCGGACGCTGCAGCGCTCATCCGCAGGCTTTTCGTGCAGGCGCGCGCCGACCGCCCGCTCGACCTCTCGAGCGAGGCTCTGGCTGCGCTGCTGGCTCATCCCTGGCCCGGCAATGTGCGCGAGTTGCGTTACGTGCTTCAGCGCGCCGCGCTGGTCGCGGACGGCCCCGAGGTGACGGTCGAAGATCTGATGCTCGACGACGCCCGCGGATGCGTCCAGCCGGCCGCCCCGCAGAGCGAGACCGCCGACACCGCGCGCGGGGCCGTGGCGCTCGCCGAACGTCGCGTCATCGAAGAGGCGCTGGTGGCGAACGAAGGGGACGTCACCCGGTCCGCGCGCGCGCTGAAGATCAGCCGGGCGACCCTCTATCGCAAGCTCCGGCAGCACGAGCTTGAGGCGCCGGGGCGTCGGCGCTGA
- a CDS encoding aldehyde dehydrogenase family protein, translating into MTMSLSIAAAEPADAPTKQLIIDGKRVDAQAGRTFETRNPATGELLANVAEGDAADIEIAVAAARRAFEGPWSRFTPFQRQECLLKFADLVDKHFEELTRTDVLDMGAPITFARARKTRALGMIRFYAGMCTTIHGETLPNSFPGEVFSYTLKEPIGVVGAITPWNAPLTSTIWKLGPVLATGCTMVLKPAEDAPLTALRLGELLLEAGVPAGVVNVVPGFGHTAGAALAAHMDVDKIAFTGSDVTGRKIIEASKSNIKRVTLELGGKSPDVIFADCDMEAAVAGAGMGVFANTGQICCAGTRLLIERPIYEEFVARVSTYAKSLKVGDGMDPATQIGPVVNAKQLDRVTDYIGIGLGEGAVAAAGGARLTEGKLKDGFFVEPTVLSGVHNDMRVAQEEIFGPVASAIPFDTIEEAARISNATPFGLGGGVWTQNVGTAHRMAKAIRSGTVWVNTYGGLDPVVPFGGYKASGYGRESGLHHVDEYLQTKSVVLKLG; encoded by the coding sequence ATGACCATGAGCCTCAGCATTGCGGCGGCCGAGCCCGCCGACGCACCCACCAAGCAGCTGATCATCGACGGCAAGCGTGTGGACGCACAGGCCGGCCGCACCTTCGAGACCCGCAACCCCGCGACCGGCGAGCTTCTGGCGAACGTCGCCGAAGGCGACGCGGCGGACATCGAGATCGCCGTCGCCGCCGCGCGGCGCGCCTTCGAAGGCCCGTGGAGCCGGTTCACCCCGTTCCAGCGGCAGGAGTGCCTGCTGAAGTTCGCCGATCTCGTCGACAAGCATTTCGAGGAGCTGACGCGCACCGACGTGCTCGACATGGGCGCGCCGATCACCTTCGCGCGCGCGCGGAAGACCCGCGCGCTCGGCATGATCCGCTTCTACGCCGGCATGTGCACGACCATCCACGGCGAGACGCTGCCGAACTCGTTTCCGGGCGAGGTCTTCAGCTACACGCTGAAGGAGCCGATCGGCGTCGTGGGCGCGATCACGCCCTGGAACGCGCCGCTGACCTCGACGATCTGGAAACTCGGCCCGGTTCTCGCGACCGGCTGCACGATGGTGCTGAAGCCGGCGGAAGACGCGCCGCTGACGGCGTTGCGGCTGGGCGAGCTGCTGCTGGAGGCCGGCGTGCCCGCCGGCGTCGTCAACGTGGTTCCCGGCTTCGGCCACACCGCGGGCGCGGCGCTCGCGGCCCACATGGACGTCGACAAGATCGCCTTCACAGGCTCCGACGTCACCGGCCGCAAGATCATCGAAGCCTCCAAGAGCAACATCAAGCGCGTGACGCTGGAGCTCGGCGGCAAGTCGCCGGACGTGATCTTCGCGGATTGCGACATGGAGGCGGCGGTCGCCGGCGCCGGCATGGGCGTCTTCGCCAACACCGGCCAGATCTGTTGCGCGGGCACGCGGCTGCTGATCGAACGGCCGATCTACGAGGAGTTTGTTGCGCGCGTTTCAACCTACGCCAAGTCCCTCAAGGTCGGCGACGGAATGGATCCCGCGACGCAGATCGGCCCGGTGGTCAACGCCAAGCAGCTCGACCGCGTGACCGACTACATCGGCATCGGCCTTGGAGAAGGCGCCGTCGCGGCTGCCGGTGGCGCGCGGCTGACGGAGGGCAAACTCAAGGACGGCTTCTTCGTCGAGCCGACGGTGCTGTCCGGCGTCCACAACGATATGCGGGTGGCGCAGGAGGAGATCTTCGGCCCGGTCGCCTCCGCGATCCCCTTCGACACGATCGAGGAGGCGGCACGGATCTCGAACGCGACGCCCTTCGGTCTCGGCGGCGGCGTATGGACGCAGAATGTCGGCACGGCGCACCGCATGGCGAAGGCCATTCGCTCCGGCACCGTCTGGGTCAACACCTATGGCGGGCTGGACCCGGTGGTTCCCTTCGGCGGCTACAAGGCGAGCGGCTACGGCCGGGAATCCGGGCTCCACCACGTGGACGAATACCTTCAGACCAAGTCGGTCGTGTTGAAGCTCGGCTGA
- a CDS encoding ABC transporter permease subunit produces MVDQSAAATGVTAPALPRPRIARLVNLPVWIWLVVIVLLPNALLIGCSLMRISNGFIAFDPSLVNYQRLWGSSGFWTLLGRTLKFSLVASAIAALIAYPLAFFVGRVVGRNKALIVTLVLVPLWISLLMRVFAWRLILGQSGLLNSFLVSSGILDRPSEAFLYTSASVILVFTYIAIPYIFIATLNAFEKLPQSLLEASEDSGASSLQTFRHVVWPLTRRSLAIGASLAFLITVGDFVTPSMIGGVDGTTIGVLISSQFGMANNWPYGAAVAIVLMLCCGAIVGLLMAACPQRGVLLGDEGPRPPARATSSRAHWLKIVGTIGVVAVVLFLYAPIALMAFFSFNDSKMQLFPFAGLSLRWYFDLVDNAGLIVAAQRSLIVAFFVIIVSTTVGTAFALLLHYGRVAGARFCEFAIALPIAMPGVVLGIVMVLGTEMLRIPSGLVRTVVGQSSFVLPVTMMLVLARLRRLDPSLLEASLDLGADRLRSFVFVLLPLISGAVASGALLGLTLSADDVMVTLFLAGPSQTLPIWVFNQMRFGFTPTVNAVFTLLAVACLLIVVAASRFGGRLGRPAARDDA; encoded by the coding sequence ATGGTTGATCAGTCGGCCGCGGCGACCGGCGTGACCGCGCCCGCCCTTCCGCGCCCGCGGATCGCGCGGCTGGTCAACCTGCCGGTCTGGATCTGGCTCGTCGTGATCGTGCTGCTGCCGAACGCGCTGCTGATCGGATGCAGCCTCATGCGCATCTCGAACGGCTTCATCGCCTTTGATCCGTCACTGGTGAACTATCAGCGGCTCTGGGGCTCGTCAGGGTTCTGGACCCTGCTCGGGCGCACCCTGAAGTTCAGCCTCGTCGCGAGCGCGATCGCCGCCCTGATCGCCTATCCCCTGGCCTTTTTTGTCGGCCGCGTCGTCGGGCGCAACAAGGCGCTGATCGTCACTCTCGTCCTCGTGCCGCTGTGGATCAGCCTGCTGATGCGCGTGTTCGCATGGCGGCTGATCCTCGGCCAATCCGGCTTGCTCAACAGCTTTCTGGTCTCGAGCGGCATCCTGGATCGGCCGTCGGAGGCGTTTCTCTACACGTCCGCCTCGGTGATCCTGGTCTTCACCTATATCGCCATCCCCTACATCTTCATCGCGACGTTGAACGCCTTCGAGAAGCTGCCCCAATCGCTGCTCGAAGCCTCGGAGGATTCCGGCGCGTCGAGCCTGCAGACTTTCCGGCACGTGGTCTGGCCGCTCACCCGCCGAAGCCTCGCCATCGGCGCGTCGCTGGCTTTTCTGATCACCGTCGGCGATTTCGTGACCCCCTCCATGATCGGCGGCGTCGACGGGACCACGATCGGCGTTCTGATCTCGTCGCAGTTCGGGATGGCCAACAATTGGCCCTACGGCGCCGCGGTCGCGATCGTGCTGATGCTGTGCTGCGGGGCGATCGTCGGCCTCCTGATGGCGGCCTGTCCGCAGCGCGGCGTGTTGCTGGGCGACGAAGGGCCGCGACCGCCCGCGCGCGCAACCTCGTCTCGCGCCCATTGGCTCAAGATCGTAGGGACGATCGGCGTCGTCGCGGTCGTTCTCTTCCTCTACGCCCCGATCGCGCTCATGGCGTTCTTTTCCTTCAACGACAGCAAGATGCAGCTCTTCCCGTTCGCCGGGCTGAGCCTGCGCTGGTATTTCGACCTCGTCGACAACGCCGGGTTGATCGTCGCCGCGCAGCGCTCGCTGATCGTCGCCTTCTTCGTGATCATCGTCTCCACCACCGTCGGGACGGCGTTCGCCTTGCTGCTGCACTACGGCCGGGTCGCCGGCGCGCGGTTCTGCGAATTCGCGATCGCCCTGCCCATCGCCATGCCGGGCGTCGTGCTCGGCATCGTCATGGTGCTCGGCACCGAAATGCTGCGCATCCCGTCAGGCCTCGTCCGCACCGTCGTCGGGCAGTCGAGCTTCGTGCTGCCCGTCACGATGATGCTGGTGCTGGCGAGGCTGCGCCGCCTCGACCCCTCGCTTCTGGAAGCCTCGCTCGATCTCGGCGCCGACAGGCTGCGCAGCTTCGTCTTCGTGCTGCTGCCGCTGATCAGCGGCGCCGTCGCCAGCGGCGCGCTGCTCGGCCTGACGCTGTCGGCCGACGACGTCATGGTGACCCTGTTCCTTGCAGGACCGTCGCAGACTCTTCCGATCTGGGTGTTCAACCAGATGCGGTTCGGCTTCACGCCGACGGTCAACGCCGTCTTCACCCTCCTCGCCGTCGCCTGCCTGCTGATCGTCGTCGCGGCGTCGCGGTTCGGCGGTAGGCTGGGGCGCCCGGCTGCTCGGGACGACGCGTAA
- a CDS encoding N-formylglutamate amidohydrolase — MGAATFNSPHSGATYPASFLAASRLDPRTLRRSEDAFVDELFAAAPSFGAPLMRAHFPRAFLDVNREPYELDPRMFDGRLPPFANTRSLRVAGGLGTIARIVGEAQEIYGARLPVDEALARIETYYKPYHRTLGRLIARAHRLHGAALLVDCHSMPSAGALREERPRADVVLGDRYGTSCAPALVDFAEQTLRDLGYLVLRNRPYAGGYITEHYGAPGSGFHALQIEINRALYMDERAHAKTKGFGKVQADMTTLVRAIAGAPLAALGVHRLAAE, encoded by the coding sequence GTGGGCGCGGCCACGTTCAACTCGCCCCACTCGGGCGCGACCTATCCCGCGAGCTTCCTCGCGGCCTCGCGGCTCGACCCGCGGACTCTGCGCCGTTCCGAGGACGCCTTCGTCGATGAACTCTTCGCCGCGGCCCCGAGCTTCGGGGCGCCGCTGATGCGCGCGCATTTCCCGCGCGCCTTCCTCGACGTCAATCGCGAGCCCTACGAGCTCGATCCGCGGATGTTCGACGGACGGCTGCCGCCCTTCGCCAACACCCGCTCGCTCCGGGTCGCCGGCGGCCTCGGCACCATCGCCCGGATCGTGGGCGAGGCGCAGGAGATCTACGGCGCCCGCCTGCCGGTCGACGAGGCGCTCGCCCGGATCGAGACCTACTACAAGCCCTATCACCGGACGCTGGGCCGTCTCATCGCCCGCGCGCACCGGCTGCACGGCGCGGCGCTGCTGGTGGATTGCCACTCCATGCCCTCCGCCGGCGCGCTGCGCGAGGAGCGGCCGCGGGCCGACGTCGTGCTCGGCGACCGCTATGGCACGAGCTGCGCGCCGGCGCTGGTGGACTTCGCGGAGCAGACGCTGCGCGACCTCGGCTACCTCGTCCTGCGCAACCGGCCCTACGCCGGCGGCTACATCACCGAGCACTACGGCGCCCCCGGCAGCGGCTTCCACGCCCTCCAGATCGAGATCAACCGCGCGCTCTACATGGACGAGCGCGCGCACGCGAAGACCAAGGGCTTCGGCAAGGTGCAGGCCGACATGACGACGCTTGTCCGCGCAATCGCCGGCGCGCCTCTTGCAGCGCTGGGCGTGCATCGTCTGGCTGCGGAATAG
- a CDS encoding extracellular solute-binding protein — protein sequence MSDSIANPRLDRRSVLKAGAAGAAVALAMPSVIRPAMADDTIVLLTWETYHDDPWIEEWSRANNTKVQAIRIGSEDELFQQPFSGAVHPDVMYIETGSLARFKAGGLIVDFDVSQLPNAKNITPKLDWKKYASIDGKVQAVPYNWGTQPLMYDADVVKTTDSWSVLWDPAYEGKVNMFDDCSLTFPMIALHVGAKDPFNLTDDEFKKCEDALRSLRKQIRVIARGFDDASTIYAAGDAVVGYCQNVAVVTSLQQKGKNFKYSLPKEGTPTWIDCAGVSAKGNRPIVYKFLNDNLTPEWQSRFITSSTNNGVLSVDVARTAGVKEETIKITNLLDAEDPSFWDKLVVFQKNEDLDRRLQIWNDFKSGTL from the coding sequence ATGTCAGACAGCATTGCCAACCCGAGGCTCGACCGCCGATCGGTCCTCAAGGCGGGCGCCGCCGGCGCCGCCGTCGCGCTCGCAATGCCCTCCGTCATCCGCCCGGCGATGGCGGACGACACGATCGTGCTGCTCACCTGGGAGACCTATCACGACGATCCTTGGATCGAGGAGTGGAGCCGCGCCAACAACACCAAGGTGCAGGCGATCCGGATCGGCTCCGAGGACGAGCTTTTCCAGCAGCCGTTCTCCGGCGCGGTCCACCCCGACGTCATGTACATCGAGACCGGTTCGCTCGCCCGCTTCAAGGCCGGCGGCCTGATCGTCGATTTCGACGTCTCTCAGCTGCCGAACGCGAAGAACATCACCCCGAAGCTCGACTGGAAGAAGTACGCGAGCATCGACGGCAAGGTGCAGGCTGTTCCCTACAATTGGGGCACGCAACCGCTGATGTACGACGCCGACGTCGTGAAAACGACCGACAGCTGGTCCGTTCTTTGGGACCCTGCCTACGAGGGCAAGGTCAACATGTTTGACGATTGCTCGCTGACGTTCCCGATGATCGCTCTGCATGTCGGGGCAAAGGACCCGTTCAATCTGACCGACGACGAATTCAAAAAGTGCGAGGACGCGCTTCGCTCGCTCCGCAAGCAGATCCGCGTCATCGCGCGCGGCTTCGACGACGCCTCCACCATCTACGCCGCCGGCGACGCCGTGGTCGGCTACTGCCAGAACGTCGCCGTGGTCACGTCGCTCCAGCAGAAAGGCAAGAACTTCAAGTACTCGCTGCCGAAGGAAGGCACGCCCACCTGGATCGACTGCGCGGGCGTCTCGGCCAAGGGCAATCGCCCGATCGTCTACAAATTCCTCAACGACAATCTGACGCCGGAATGGCAGTCGCGCTTCATCACGAGCTCGACCAACAACGGGGTGCTCAGCGTGGACGTCGCGCGAACGGCGGGGGTGAAAGAGGAGACGATCAAGATCACCAACCTGCTCGACGCCGAAGACCCTTCGTTCTGGGACAAACTCGTCGTCTTCCAGAAGAACGAGGATCTCGATCGGCGCCTGCAGATCTGGAACGACTTCAAGTCCGGCACCCTCTGA